From a region of the Halorubrum sp. BV1 genome:
- a CDS encoding hydantoinase/oxoprolinase family protein: MVTRRIGVDVGGTFTDVALSLDGALVTAKVPTTADQSEGVIAGITKACAEADVDPERVEEFSHAMTVSVNALLEGDGARTALVTTAGFRDVLEIGRQDRPSLYDLDAEKPTPLVPRRRRFEVDERATTDGIERPVDADEVRALAAEIRESDADSVAVSLLHAYAHPENERRVAEQLRAELDVPVSASHEVLAEFREYERTSTTVVDAYVRPAIDRYVGRLTERAKAIGVPQPRIMQANGGLTDAETVRRNAVTTVLSGPAAGVVGASAMATGERGEADPSRPDDSPGLVTLDMGGTSSDVSLVRDGDVERTTTGAIDDRPIGTPMVDVETVGAGGGSIAWVDAGGALRIGPHSAGSDPGPACYGNGGTKPTVTDATLVLGYIGENTSLGGELSLDATAARDALAALADEAGLNGPLAAARGVYRVATADMTRAIRSVTVERGHDPRALDLVAFGGAGPMHALAIADDLDVDRVVVPRASGVLSAYGLLAADEKRDAVRTYQRPLAAVDPDDIDAVYEDLRAELLDEVSDRDAATLRHAADLRYAGQSFELTVDVDPPFDAADARERFAAAHESAYGYRADEPVELVNCRATATITRDAPPVAFAADGDPLTDTREAAFAGEVRETPVYDRGRLSPRDGSESSTPRPPIDGPAVVEGDESTVVVPPGWNVTVRDDGALIAEVSDA; the protein is encoded by the coding sequence GTGGTGACGCGTCGGATCGGCGTCGACGTCGGCGGGACGTTCACCGACGTGGCGCTGTCGCTCGACGGCGCGCTCGTCACCGCGAAGGTGCCGACCACCGCGGACCAGAGCGAGGGCGTGATCGCCGGGATAACCAAGGCCTGCGCGGAGGCGGACGTCGACCCGGAGCGCGTGGAAGAGTTCTCACACGCGATGACCGTCTCCGTCAACGCGCTCCTCGAAGGCGACGGCGCGCGGACGGCGCTCGTCACCACGGCGGGGTTCAGAGACGTGCTAGAGATCGGCCGACAGGACCGGCCGTCCCTGTACGACCTCGACGCCGAGAAGCCGACGCCGCTCGTTCCCAGACGCCGCCGGTTCGAGGTGGACGAGCGGGCGACGACCGACGGGATCGAGCGACCGGTCGACGCCGACGAGGTGCGCGCGCTCGCCGCGGAGATACGCGAGAGCGACGCCGACTCGGTCGCCGTCTCGCTTCTGCACGCGTACGCGCACCCGGAGAACGAGCGGCGGGTCGCGGAGCAGCTCCGGGCGGAACTCGACGTGCCCGTGTCGGCCTCCCACGAGGTGCTCGCGGAGTTCCGCGAGTACGAGCGCACCTCGACGACGGTCGTCGACGCGTACGTGCGGCCGGCGATCGACCGCTACGTCGGCCGGCTCACGGAGCGCGCGAAAGCGATCGGCGTGCCGCAGCCACGGATCATGCAGGCGAACGGCGGGCTCACGGACGCCGAAACCGTCAGGCGGAACGCGGTGACGACCGTGCTCTCTGGACCCGCCGCGGGCGTCGTCGGCGCGAGCGCGATGGCGACCGGCGAGCGCGGCGAGGCCGACCCGAGTCGACCCGACGATAGCCCGGGGCTCGTCACCCTCGACATGGGCGGCACGTCGAGCGACGTGAGCCTCGTCCGCGACGGCGACGTGGAGCGGACCACGACGGGCGCGATCGACGACCGACCCATCGGAACGCCGATGGTCGACGTCGAAACTGTCGGGGCCGGCGGGGGGTCGATCGCGTGGGTCGACGCCGGCGGAGCGCTCCGCATCGGCCCGCACTCGGCCGGGAGCGACCCCGGTCCCGCCTGCTATGGGAACGGAGGAACGAAGCCGACCGTCACCGACGCGACCCTCGTGTTGGGCTACATCGGGGAGAACACCAGTCTCGGCGGGGAGCTGTCGCTCGACGCGACCGCCGCCCGCGACGCGCTCGCGGCGCTCGCCGACGAGGCGGGACTGAACGGTCCGCTGGCCGCCGCGCGCGGCGTCTACCGCGTCGCCACCGCAGACATGACCCGGGCGATCCGATCCGTGACCGTCGAGCGAGGCCACGATCCGCGAGCGCTCGACCTCGTCGCGTTCGGCGGTGCGGGACCGATGCACGCGCTCGCGATCGCGGACGACCTCGACGTCGACCGGGTCGTAGTCCCCCGCGCCTCGGGCGTCTTGTCGGCGTACGGGCTGCTCGCCGCAGACGAGAAGCGCGACGCGGTTCGGACGTATCAGCGCCCGCTCGCCGCGGTCGATCCCGACGACATCGACGCCGTGTACGAGGATCTGCGCGCAGAGCTGCTGGACGAGGTCAGCGACCGCGACGCGGCGACCCTGCGTCACGCCGCAGATCTCAGATATGCCGGCCAGAGCTTCGAACTCACCGTGGACGTCGACCCGCCGTTCGACGCCGCGGACGCCCGCGAGCGGTTCGCGGCGGCTCACGAGTCGGCGTACGGTTACCGCGCCGACGAGCCGGTCGAGTTGGTGAACTGTCGGGCGACGGCAACGATAACGCGGGACGCGCCGCCGGTCGCGTTCGCGGCCGACGGCGACCCGCTGACTGACACTCGAGAGGCGGCCTTCGCGGGCGAGGTCCGCGAGACACCCGTGTACGACCGGGGTCGGCTGTCGCCGCGGGACGGAAGCGAGTCGTCCACGCCCCGGCCGCCGATCGACGGTCCCGCGGTCGTCGAGGGCGACGAGAGCACGGTCGTCGTCCCGCCGGGGTGGAACGTGACGGTGCGCGACGACGGCGCGCTGATCGCGGAGGTGAGCGACGCGTGA